A single genomic interval of Deinococcota bacterium harbors:
- a CDS encoding tripartite tricarboxylate transporter permease, with protein RLLSFPQPIVLAVVTLLCIVGSYAIQNSPFDIGVALLAGVAGYLLKKAEVHPAPIILGIVLGPLFEENLRRSLLLGDGSLLPFLTRPLSLGMILLVLTVIFGPLLGRKLKKPKPTP; from the coding sequence AGGCTGCTCTCCTTCCCCCAACCCATCGTGCTCGCGGTGGTTACGCTTCTTTGCATCGTCGGCTCGTACGCCATTCAAAACAGCCCCTTCGACATCGGCGTCGCGCTCCTGGCTGGTGTCGCCGGTTACCTCCTGAAGAAGGCCGAGGTGCATCCCGCCCCCATCATCCTCGGGATCGTGCTCGGGCCGCTCTTCGAGGAGAACTTGCGCCGCTCGTTGTTGCTCGGCGACGGCAGTCTCCTGCCGTTTCTAACCCGCCCTCTGAGCCTAGGCATGATCCTCCTCGTCCTCACGGTAATCTTCGGGCCTCTCCTCGGCCG